Proteins from one Camelina sativa cultivar DH55 chromosome 8, Cs, whole genome shotgun sequence genomic window:
- the LOC104708280 gene encoding ribosome biogenesis protein bop1-like, whose translation MESANIFGSDEDCRSCESGWTMYLASQSHDRNHDGCYYDDDDEEEEDSDGGDSMDSDASSGPMEATSCVKLAQEIEEQNSVMKKKKKTNEEMVLVETTRVHNNVNDDEDDIDGDNHDYDDGNDSYSVVHSYVGSVRQKGLV comes from the coding sequence ATGGAGTCTGCAAACATCTTTGGATCCGATGAAGATTGTCGCAGCTGTGAATCTGGATGGACGATGTATTTAGCCTCACAGTCTCATGATCGTAATCACGACGGCTGTTActatgacgatgatgatgaagaagaagaagatagcgaTGGTGGTGATTCGATGGATTCTGATGCATCTTCTGGTCCCATGGAAGCCACATCATGTGTCAAACTTGCCCAAGAGATTGAGGAGCAAAACTctgtaatgaagaagaagaaaaagactaaTGAAGAGATGGTTTTGGTGGAGACGACTAGGGTTCACAACAACGtcaatgatgatgaagatgatattgatGGAGATAATCATGATTATGATGATGGTAATGATAGCTACAGTGTAGTTCATAGCTACGTTGGTTCGGTTAGACAAAAAgggttagtttga
- the LOC104708281 gene encoding E3 ubiquitin-protein ligase CIP8-like isoform X1 has protein sequence MDLSRERVEQSQVTPPHDDCIHDDFGNDIRESRSDSCFGVIEGGGCDMVIEIGLESGGSVVVENLGDSSDIDVGNGFDEPDDDDFFAERRDFGPEFRDIASLGSNIRLITVESGSDDEELENEREIWGIDLDEEDVYVNDDDDDDDDDDVSVTIPLCWDSLQLEDRGVTIADEFDWEEVDDGVGDVVGEEIELRSGFAEVDFNDESSVSVSVSPIISLEDLPTRERAEGNRGWEVLLNHTLEINFDVENRELYIVGDHDDQTTEYEMLFEQFADAEVSVLGLPPTSKSFLKNLPMVRLDGESNDDGVVVCAVCKDEMNIGNEAVQLPCNHKYHSECIVPWLKVRNTCPVCRHELPTDDAEYEQRKIQRTTSTFNLVL, from the coding sequence ATGGATCTGTCACGCGAGCGAGTTGAGCAGTCTCAGGTAACTCCTCCTCACGACGATTGTATCCATGATGATTTTGGTAACGATATTAGGGAATCACGATCCGACTCTTGTTTTGGTGTGATAGAGGGAGGAGGTTGCGACATGGTTATTGAAATAGGGTTGGAATCTGGCGGgagtgttgttgttgagaaTTTAGGTGATAGTAGTGATATTGATGTTGGTAATGGATTTGATGAACCTGATGACGACGATTTCTTCGCTGAGCGGAGAGATTTTGGGCCTGAGTTTCGCGATATTGCATCGTTGGGGAGTAATATCCGTTTGATTACTGTCGAATCGGGTTCTGATGATGAGGAGCTTGAGAATGAGAGGGAGATTTGGGGGATTGatttggatgaagaagatgtatatgtcaatgatgatgatgatgatgatgatgatgatgatgttagtGTGACTATCCCTCTTTGTTGGGATTCACTCCAGTTAGAAGATCGTGGAGTCACAATTGCTGATGAGTTTGATTGGGAGGAAGTTGATGATGGTGTTGGTGATGTTGTAGGGGAAGAGATTGAGTTACGAAGCGGTTTTGCAGAAGTTGATTTCAATGACGAAAGTTCGGTTTCGGTTTCTGTCTCGCCGATTATCTCATTGGAGGATTTACCAACAAGGGAAAGAGCAGAAGGAAATCGTGGGTGGGAAGTTTTGCTGAATCATACTCTAGAGATCAACTTTGATGTGGAAAACAGAGAGCTGTATATTGTTGGTGACCATGACGATCAAACAACCGAGTATGAGATGTTGTTTGAACAGTTTGCTGATGCTGAGGTTTCCGTTCTCGGGTTACCCCCAACTTCCAAATCTTTTCTCAAGAATCTCCCAATGGTTCGATTGGATGGTGAGAGCAATGATGATGGTGTGGTTGTCTGTGCGGTTTGCAAAGATGAGATGAATATCGGAAACGAAGCGGTTCAGTTGCCCTGTAATCATAAGTACCATAGTGAATGTATTGTACCGTGGCTCAAAGTAAGGAACACATGTCCTGTTTGTCGCCATGAGTTGCCTACAGATGATGCAGAGTATGAGCAAAGGAAGATCCAGAGAACAACAAGTACTTTTAACCTGGTTCTGTAA
- the LOC104708281 gene encoding E3 ubiquitin-protein ligase CIP8-like isoform X2, producing MVIEIGLESGGSVVVENLGDSSDIDVGNGFDEPDDDDFFAERRDFGPEFRDIASLGSNIRLITVESGSDDEELENEREIWGIDLDEEDVYVNDDDDDDDDDDVSVTIPLCWDSLQLEDRGVTIADEFDWEEVDDGVGDVVGEEIELRSGFAEVDFNDESSVSVSVSPIISLEDLPTRERAEGNRGWEVLLNHTLEINFDVENRELYIVGDHDDQTTEYEMLFEQFADAEVSVLGLPPTSKSFLKNLPMVRLDGESNDDGVVVCAVCKDEMNIGNEAVQLPCNHKYHSECIVPWLKVRNTCPVCRHELPTDDAEYEQRKIQRTTSTFNLVL from the coding sequence ATGGTTATTGAAATAGGGTTGGAATCTGGCGGgagtgttgttgttgagaaTTTAGGTGATAGTAGTGATATTGATGTTGGTAATGGATTTGATGAACCTGATGACGACGATTTCTTCGCTGAGCGGAGAGATTTTGGGCCTGAGTTTCGCGATATTGCATCGTTGGGGAGTAATATCCGTTTGATTACTGTCGAATCGGGTTCTGATGATGAGGAGCTTGAGAATGAGAGGGAGATTTGGGGGATTGatttggatgaagaagatgtatatgtcaatgatgatgatgatgatgatgatgatgatgatgttagtGTGACTATCCCTCTTTGTTGGGATTCACTCCAGTTAGAAGATCGTGGAGTCACAATTGCTGATGAGTTTGATTGGGAGGAAGTTGATGATGGTGTTGGTGATGTTGTAGGGGAAGAGATTGAGTTACGAAGCGGTTTTGCAGAAGTTGATTTCAATGACGAAAGTTCGGTTTCGGTTTCTGTCTCGCCGATTATCTCATTGGAGGATTTACCAACAAGGGAAAGAGCAGAAGGAAATCGTGGGTGGGAAGTTTTGCTGAATCATACTCTAGAGATCAACTTTGATGTGGAAAACAGAGAGCTGTATATTGTTGGTGACCATGACGATCAAACAACCGAGTATGAGATGTTGTTTGAACAGTTTGCTGATGCTGAGGTTTCCGTTCTCGGGTTACCCCCAACTTCCAAATCTTTTCTCAAGAATCTCCCAATGGTTCGATTGGATGGTGAGAGCAATGATGATGGTGTGGTTGTCTGTGCGGTTTGCAAAGATGAGATGAATATCGGAAACGAAGCGGTTCAGTTGCCCTGTAATCATAAGTACCATAGTGAATGTATTGTACCGTGGCTCAAAGTAAGGAACACATGTCCTGTTTGTCGCCATGAGTTGCCTACAGATGATGCAGAGTATGAGCAAAGGAAGATCCAGAGAACAACAAGTACTTTTAACCTGGTTCTGTAA